The following proteins are encoded in a genomic region of Variovorax paradoxus:
- the trpE gene encoding anthranilate synthase component I — protein sequence MITELEFKSLSAQGYNRIPLMAEAFADLETPLSLYLKLAHSQGGGKHSFLLESVVGGERFGRYSFIGLPARTLLRATGFGADAKTEVVTDGQVVETAAGNPLDFVAEYQKRFKVALRPGLPRFCGGLAGYFGYDTVRHIERKLEKSCPPDALGCPDILLLQCEELAVIDNLSGKLYLIVYADPKQPEAYAAGKRRLRELKEKLKYSVSAPVVKPTQPHPPERSFAKADYLAAVERAKDMIAAGDFMQVQVGQRISKRYTESPLSLYRALRSLNPSPYMYYYHLGDFHVVGASPEILVRQENTGEGEQKITIRPLAGTRPRGASLELDKAAEEELINDPKERAEHVMLIDLARNDIGRIAKTGTVKVTEAFAVERYSHVMHIVSNVEGTLKDGMTAIDVLKATFPAGTLTGAPKVHAMELIDQLEPTKRGIYGGACGYISYAGDMDVAIAIRTGIVKDQMLHVQAAAGVVADSVPELEWKETEAKARALLRAAELVEEGLE from the coding sequence GTGATCACCGAACTTGAATTCAAGAGCCTCAGCGCACAGGGCTACAACCGCATTCCGCTGATGGCCGAGGCCTTTGCCGACCTCGAGACGCCTCTTTCGCTTTATCTCAAGCTGGCCCATTCGCAAGGCGGCGGCAAGCACAGCTTCCTGCTCGAATCGGTGGTCGGCGGCGAGCGCTTCGGGCGCTACAGCTTCATCGGGCTGCCAGCCCGCACGCTGCTTCGCGCCACCGGCTTCGGCGCCGATGCGAAGACCGAGGTGGTGACGGACGGCCAGGTGGTCGAGACGGCCGCCGGCAACCCGTTGGACTTCGTCGCCGAGTACCAGAAGCGTTTCAAGGTGGCGCTGCGGCCCGGCCTGCCGCGCTTTTGCGGCGGCCTTGCGGGCTACTTCGGCTACGACACGGTGCGCCACATCGAGCGCAAGCTCGAAAAAAGCTGCCCGCCCGATGCGCTGGGCTGTCCCGACATCCTGCTGCTGCAGTGCGAGGAACTGGCAGTCATCGACAACCTCTCGGGCAAGCTGTATTTGATCGTCTACGCCGATCCCAAGCAGCCCGAGGCCTACGCGGCGGGCAAGCGCCGCCTGCGCGAGCTGAAGGAAAAGCTCAAGTACTCGGTGAGCGCGCCCGTCGTGAAGCCCACGCAGCCGCATCCGCCGGAGCGCAGCTTCGCCAAGGCCGACTATCTCGCGGCGGTGGAGCGTGCCAAGGACATGATCGCCGCGGGCGACTTCATGCAGGTACAGGTGGGCCAGCGCATCAGCAAGCGCTACACCGAGTCGCCGCTGTCGCTCTACCGTGCGCTGCGTTCGCTCAATCCGTCGCCCTACATGTACTACTACCACCTGGGCGATTTCCACGTGGTGGGTGCGTCGCCCGAGATCCTGGTGCGCCAGGAGAACACGGGCGAGGGCGAGCAGAAGATCACGATCCGCCCGCTGGCCGGCACGCGCCCGCGCGGCGCTTCGCTGGAGCTCGACAAGGCGGCCGAGGAAGAACTCATCAACGACCCGAAGGAGCGCGCCGAGCATGTGATGCTGATCGACCTCGCGCGCAACGACATCGGCCGCATCGCGAAGACGGGCACCGTGAAGGTGACCGAGGCCTTTGCCGTCGAGCGGTACAGCCACGTGATGCACATCGTGAGCAACGTCGAAGGCACGCTGAAAGACGGCATGACCGCCATCGACGTGCTCAAGGCCACCTTCCCGGCCGGCACGCTGACGGGCGCGCCCAAGGTGCATGCGATGGAACTCATCGACCAGCTGGAGCCCACCAAGCGCGGCATCTACGGCGGCGCCTGCGGCTACATCAGCTATGCGGGCGACATGGACGTGGCCATCGCCATCCGCACCGGCATCGTGAAAGACCAGATGCTGCACGTGCAGGCCGCAGCCGGGGTGGTGGCCGATTCGGTGCCCGAGCTGGAGTGGAAAGAAACGGAAGCCAAGGCGCGCGCACTGCTGCGTGCGGCGGAACTGGTCGAGGAGGGGCTGGAATGA
- a CDS encoding chalcone isomerase family protein yields MPALSLPPLLSRIAVLACAAAALGASAAQVDVAGVKLNDTLELRGSTLQLNGAGVRYKAVFKVYTAGFYVEKKVSTPEEALAAPGPKRVSITMLRDIEANELGKLFTKGVEENSPKSEMVNLIPGLLRMGQMFADQKQLKTGDTFTIDWLPGTGTLVTVRGVPQPDPIKEQAFFNALLRIWLGPTPADWKLKDALLGK; encoded by the coding sequence TTGCCCGCTCTTTCGCTCCCACCCCTGCTCTCCCGCATTGCCGTGCTGGCCTGCGCCGCCGCTGCGCTCGGCGCATCGGCCGCACAGGTCGACGTTGCCGGCGTCAAGCTGAACGACACCCTCGAACTGCGCGGCAGCACCCTGCAGCTCAACGGCGCGGGGGTGCGCTACAAGGCCGTCTTCAAGGTGTACACGGCCGGCTTCTACGTGGAAAAGAAAGTCTCCACGCCGGAGGAGGCGCTGGCGGCACCCGGTCCCAAGCGCGTGTCCATCACGATGCTGCGCGACATCGAGGCCAACGAACTCGGCAAGCTCTTCACCAAGGGCGTGGAAGAAAACTCGCCCAAGAGCGAAATGGTCAACCTCATTCCCGGGCTGCTGCGCATGGGCCAGATGTTCGCCGACCAGAAGCAGCTCAAGACCGGCGACACCTTCACCATCGACTGGCTGCCCGGTACCGGCACGCTCGTCACGGTGCGCGGCGTGCCGCAGCCCGATCCCATCAAGGAGCAGGCGTTCTTCAACGCGCTGCTGCGCATCTGGCTCGGCCCCACGCCCGCCGACTGGAAACTCAAGGACGCGCTGCTCGGAAAGTAG
- the gph gene encoding phosphoglycolate phosphatase (PGP is an essential enzyme in the glycolate salvage pathway in higher organisms (photorespiration in plants). Phosphoglycolate results from the oxidase activity of RubisCO in the Calvin cycle when concentrations of carbon dioxide are low relative to oxygen. This enzyme is a member of the Haloacid Dehalogenase (HAD) superfamily of aspartate-nucleophile hydrolase enzymes (PF00702).): MTSLDFDLTRFDAAIVDLDGTMVDTLGDFAVSLNHMLADLSLPPVPPAAVEKMVGKGSEHLILSALAHVMASGGGGAASPGGAEALHARAQALFDRAWERYQHHYLAINGQHSQVYPGVVDGLKALRARGLRLACLTNKPTSFAKPLLAAKGLDGFFEFAFGGDAFTRKKPDPLPLLKTCEALGTDPARTLMIGDSSNDAKAARSAGCPVLLVTYGYNHGEPVRGVDADGFLDSLAELDRAAA, encoded by the coding sequence TTGACCTCTCTCGATTTCGACCTCACCCGCTTCGACGCCGCCATCGTCGATCTCGATGGCACCATGGTCGATACGCTCGGCGACTTCGCGGTGTCGCTGAACCACATGCTCGCCGACCTTTCGCTGCCGCCGGTACCGCCGGCCGCCGTCGAAAAAATGGTGGGCAAGGGTTCGGAGCATCTGATTCTTTCGGCACTCGCGCATGTGATGGCGTCAGGCGGCGGCGGCGCCGCCTCGCCCGGCGGTGCGGAAGCGCTGCACGCTCGGGCGCAAGCGCTTTTCGACCGGGCCTGGGAGCGCTATCAGCATCACTACCTCGCCATCAACGGACAGCACTCGCAGGTGTATCCCGGCGTGGTCGACGGCCTGAAGGCGCTGCGCGCGCGCGGCCTCCGCTTGGCGTGCCTCACCAACAAACCCACCTCGTTCGCCAAGCCGTTGCTCGCGGCGAAGGGGCTCGATGGCTTCTTCGAATTCGCGTTCGGCGGCGATGCCTTCACGCGCAAGAAGCCGGACCCTCTGCCGCTTTTGAAGACCTGCGAGGCGCTGGGCACCGATCCCGCGCGCACACTGATGATCGGAGACTCGAGCAACGACGCCAAGGCCGCACGTTCCGCCGGCTGCCCGGTGCTGCTCGTGACCTACGGCTACAACCACGGCGAGCCGGTGCGCGGCGTCGATGCCGACGGTTTCCTGGATTCGCTGGCCGAACTCGATCGCGCGGCGGCCTGA
- a CDS encoding ferritin-like domain-containing protein, whose protein sequence is MANYTNTADTATSEDVVEVLNDLLENTRDGEYGFRACAEEVESPQLKQVFQNRSAECARAAGELVQLVRRFGGSPDDGGTVTGAMHRGWVHVKGSVGADSALSMLEECERGEDAAVARYRKALKANLPADVRAIIQQQADGAQRNHDQIKQLRDQMRASK, encoded by the coding sequence ATGGCCAACTACACGAACACCGCCGACACCGCGACCAGCGAAGACGTGGTCGAGGTGCTGAACGATCTGCTCGAGAACACGCGCGACGGTGAATACGGTTTCCGCGCCTGCGCCGAGGAAGTCGAATCGCCGCAACTCAAGCAAGTCTTCCAGAACCGCTCGGCGGAATGCGCCAGGGCGGCCGGGGAACTGGTCCAACTCGTGAGGCGCTTCGGCGGATCGCCGGACGACGGCGGCACGGTCACCGGTGCCATGCATCGCGGCTGGGTGCACGTGAAGGGTTCCGTCGGCGCCGACAGCGCACTCTCCATGCTGGAGGAGTGCGAGCGCGGTGAAGACGCTGCCGTGGCGCGTTATCGCAAGGCGCTGAAGGCGAACTTGCCTGCCGACGTGCGCGCGATCATCCAGCAGCAAGCCGACGGTGCGCAACGCAACCACGACCAGATCAAGCAGTTGCGCGACCAGATGCGCGCCAGCAAGTAA
- a CDS encoding translation initiation factor IF-2: protein MANDVSRSAPRPLRTYGLAAALLLSVAAAGAQPTGNPKGTRAPPISDSAEPQGARPAEQPRGAIDQGPLGSDKGPASARTQTSRPPSTATPGGIAPSRDGDPSKEQRGSDKRHARPAPQ from the coding sequence ATGGCCAATGACGTATCGCGCTCCGCGCCTCGCCCTTTGCGCACGTACGGTCTCGCTGCCGCATTGCTGCTCTCGGTGGCGGCTGCGGGCGCGCAGCCCACCGGCAACCCCAAGGGAACGCGTGCGCCCCCGATCAGCGATTCAGCCGAGCCGCAGGGCGCCCGCCCGGCAGAGCAGCCCCGCGGCGCCATCGACCAGGGCCCGCTGGGCTCGGACAAGGGGCCCGCCAGCGCGCGCACGCAAACTTCGCGTCCACCTTCGACCGCCACGCCCGGGGGCATTGCGCCTTCTCGCGACGGCGATCCTTCCAAGGAGCAGCGCGGCAGCGACAAGCGGCATGCGCGGCCCGCGCCCCAATAG
- a CDS encoding beta/gamma crystallin domain-containing protein, which produces MKNLRYLMIAGVVALGACANTSTPPSTASAENRPDPTILLVPVRIEDPALASGCWAQFYTGRNFQGDMLTLVGPAEVQSMDRGTAKQLKRDIDSVSVGPRATLQVYEHAMFRDRTVNFPANSREGGLMRKLGFGGRIEAMKLSCS; this is translated from the coding sequence ATGAAGAACCTTCGCTACCTGATGATCGCCGGCGTCGTTGCGCTCGGTGCCTGCGCCAACACCTCGACGCCTCCTTCGACCGCTTCCGCCGAGAACCGGCCCGACCCGACCATCCTGCTGGTGCCGGTGCGCATCGAAGACCCCGCGCTGGCTTCAGGCTGCTGGGCCCAGTTCTATACCGGGCGCAACTTCCAGGGCGACATGCTCACGCTGGTGGGCCCCGCCGAAGTCCAGAGCATGGACCGGGGCACCGCCAAGCAGCTCAAGCGCGACATCGACAGCGTGAGCGTCGGTCCGCGCGCGACGCTGCAGGTGTATGAGCACGCGATGTTCAGGGACCGCACCGTCAACTTCCCCGCCAATAGCCGCGAAGGCGGCCTCATGCGCAAGCTGGGCTTTGGCGGAAGAATCGAGGCGATGAAGCTCAGCTGCTCCTGA
- a CDS encoding response regulator, translating to MKILIADDHRLVIEAVKAKLSELEPGIEFVLAMSVDELLAAANDELDLALIDLNMPGADGQAHIDEIRRRHPAVPVIVLSGYEDPAIMRSALERGVLGFIPKAYSPEVMLSAVRLVLAGGVYVPPMMLTALPPGIVAGVAPTQNGDARAAGASSATLEHLRSVLTERQVEVLQLLSQGKPNKLIGRSLGISEGTVKIHLAAIFRALNVRNRTEAVVAAQALTEAQA from the coding sequence ATGAAAATTCTGATCGCCGACGACCACCGGCTCGTCATCGAGGCGGTCAAGGCCAAGTTGTCGGAGCTCGAGCCCGGCATTGAATTCGTCCTGGCCATGAGCGTCGACGAATTGCTTGCCGCCGCCAACGACGAGCTCGACCTGGCCCTGATCGATCTCAACATGCCCGGTGCCGACGGCCAGGCGCACATCGACGAAATCCGCCGCCGCCATCCGGCCGTGCCGGTCATCGTGCTCTCGGGCTACGAAGACCCGGCCATCATGCGCAGCGCGCTCGAACGCGGCGTGCTCGGCTTCATTCCCAAGGCCTATTCGCCCGAGGTGATGCTGTCGGCCGTGCGGCTGGTGCTGGCCGGCGGCGTGTATGTACCGCCGATGATGCTGACGGCGCTGCCGCCCGGCATCGTGGCCGGCGTGGCGCCCACGCAGAACGGCGACGCACGCGCCGCGGGCGCATCGTCGGCCACGCTGGAGCATCTGCGCAGCGTGCTCACCGAGCGCCAGGTCGAGGTGCTGCAGCTGCTGTCGCAAGGCAAGCCCAACAAGCTCATCGGCCGCAGCCTGGGCATCAGCGAAGGCACCGTCAAGATCCACCTGGCGGCAATCTTCCGCGCGCTCAATGTGCGCAACCGCACCGAAGCGGTGGTGGCCGCGCAGGCGCTGACCGAGGCGCAAGCCTGA